In bacterium, one DNA window encodes the following:
- a CDS encoding YcfL family protein, whose product MKKGIAISTVAALASVLAAGLLSGCSSSAGISGSVTATEVAPGVYEYSEFVVVNNPSLADDIQIVKMYTDFVGDLMRATVTLVSKESDTQSVLYNFSWFDGQGVELDAGSTPWLNLVLYGNDAVTVQGVAPNPSARTFKLKLRTE is encoded by the coding sequence ATGAAGAAGGGCATAGCAATCTCGACCGTGGCCGCCCTGGCCTCAGTCCTGGCCGCCGGGCTTCTCTCCGGCTGCTCCTCCAGCGCGGGGATCTCGGGGTCGGTGACCGCGACCGAAGTCGCGCCGGGGGTGTACGAGTACAGCGAATTCGTGGTCGTCAACAACCCCAGCCTGGCGGATGACATCCAGATCGTCAAAATGTATACTGACTTCGTGGGCGACCTGATGCGGGCGACCGTGACCCTGGTCTCCAAGGAGAGCGACACCCAGAGCGTGCTCTACAATTTTTCCTGGTTCGACGGGCAGGGAGTCGAACTCGACGCCGGATCGACCCCGTGGTTGAACCTGGTGCTCTACGGCAACGACGCCGTCACCGTCCAGGGCGTCGCTCCCAACCCCAGCGCGCGCACCTTCAAGCTCAAGCTCAGAACCGAGTAA
- a CDS encoding CsgG/HfaB family protein gives MKKLFAVSLAVLAGAALALPALGQESPGKKDTIFVGRVKVQPSVTELAAREGYGVDLRRIADSLETQFLGALNATRLFQLVDRSRVAEVQEEQAFGQVAVGTDAARIGRMTGAAYAFFPEVDGFQVRTDTDVYAGIGRESVTRRYFLSILVQVVDTTTGEVLPESPSIQVERVDSTGMAAPGQATASDRVLVDMAKEASGRLTRDLLGLLKPAKVLKVSQAGEGKIQLLINRGAQGGFGPGDMVTVYHYEAVTDEETGEVYRDKVPLCRARIIRGNDRQSTALSIGDDLGVTAGCIVEKDASAEAGVEIPRVTWSGGEEDTGTGTAPVRVSPDTPGSGEQPLQW, from the coding sequence ATGAAGAAGTTGTTCGCGGTATCCCTGGCGGTCCTGGCGGGAGCGGCTCTGGCCCTGCCCGCGCTCGGCCAGGAAAGCCCGGGGAAGAAAGATACCATCTTCGTCGGCCGGGTCAAGGTTCAGCCGTCGGTGACGGAACTGGCGGCCCGGGAAGGATACGGGGTCGACCTGCGCCGGATCGCCGATTCCCTGGAGACCCAGTTTCTCGGCGCCCTCAACGCCACCAGGCTCTTCCAGTTGGTCGACCGCTCCCGGGTGGCCGAAGTCCAGGAAGAACAGGCCTTCGGACAGGTGGCGGTGGGGACCGACGCCGCCCGGATCGGGCGGATGACCGGGGCCGCCTACGCCTTCTTCCCCGAGGTCGACGGTTTTCAGGTCAGGACCGATACCGACGTCTACGCGGGGATCGGGCGCGAGTCCGTCACCCGCCGCTACTTCCTCTCCATCCTGGTCCAGGTGGTCGACACCACCACCGGGGAGGTGCTGCCGGAATCGCCGTCGATTCAGGTGGAGCGGGTGGATTCCACCGGCATGGCCGCCCCCGGCCAGGCCACGGCCTCCGACCGGGTTCTGGTGGACATGGCCAAGGAAGCCTCGGGGCGGCTCACCCGGGACCTGCTCGGCCTGCTCAAGCCGGCCAAGGTTCTCAAGGTCAGCCAGGCCGGGGAGGGCAAGATCCAGCTTCTGATCAACCGGGGGGCCCAGGGCGGTTTCGGACCGGGCGACATGGTCACCGTCTATCATTACGAGGCGGTGACGGACGAAGAAACCGGGGAAGTCTACCGGGACAAGGTCCCGCTCTGCCGGGCGCGGATCATCCGGGGCAACGACCGCCAGAGCACGGCGCTGAGCATCGGCGACGATCTGGGCGTCACCGCCGGGTGCATCGTGGAGAAGGACGCCTCGGCCGAAGCCGGCGTCGAGATCCCCCGCGTGACCTGGTCCGGCGGGGAAGAGGACACCGGGACCGGGACCGCCCCGGTCCGGGTCAGCCCGGATACGCCGGGTTCCGGCGAACAACCGTTACAGTGGTAA
- a CDS encoding PEGA domain-containing protein produces MRSAAVTAAVVLAASAICAGVRADPGEAASPRVAVFVQNRGGADLDSRIDSFRDMLLARLAGEGLTVISRQDAIDRFKSSGADQALERVEALAQGELTLDDASALRLAQMLDADYLAVASLDSLGNRTTSAAAFGVANQVEEYTLRLSLRMLDAGRGTAVIGDSVAVTEKIPATDSLRIEDNGEYLNSLLSDGAERLAANIGAQARTLAPQAPPGAVPFTLALNGVDGATVELDGMVIGSAGQVPTRYAAAPGIHFIRITRDWFEPWARRINVYDGQTLTITMELSDAGLARYKDLEGFKQAMAESQAGIDIAREQSEADAYAKKQLAEGEKKRLEESYERIDTSNVTDYSVGDNTPRVIVEEKKEQ; encoded by the coding sequence ATGAGATCAGCAGCGGTAACAGCGGCCGTGGTGTTGGCGGCTTCGGCGATTTGCGCCGGAGTCCGGGCCGACCCGGGGGAAGCGGCTTCCCCGAGGGTCGCCGTTTTCGTACAGAACCGGGGCGGCGCGGACCTCGACTCCCGGATCGATTCCTTCCGGGACATGCTCCTGGCCCGGCTCGCGGGAGAAGGGCTGACCGTGATCAGCCGTCAGGACGCCATCGACCGCTTCAAGTCCTCCGGCGCCGACCAGGCGCTGGAGCGGGTCGAGGCCCTGGCCCAGGGCGAACTGACCCTGGACGACGCCTCCGCCCTGAGGCTGGCCCAGATGCTCGACGCCGATTACCTGGCGGTGGCTTCTCTCGATTCCCTGGGCAACCGCACCACCAGCGCCGCCGCTTTCGGGGTGGCCAACCAGGTCGAGGAGTACACCCTCCGGCTTTCCCTGCGCATGCTGGACGCCGGCCGGGGGACGGCGGTGATCGGGGATTCGGTGGCGGTTACGGAAAAGATCCCCGCCACCGACAGCCTGCGGATCGAGGACAACGGGGAGTATCTCAACTCCCTGCTCTCGGACGGCGCCGAGCGCCTGGCCGCGAACATCGGGGCCCAGGCCCGGACGCTGGCTCCGCAGGCGCCTCCGGGGGCGGTTCCCTTCACCCTCGCCCTCAACGGGGTGGACGGGGCCACGGTGGAACTGGACGGGATGGTCATCGGCTCGGCCGGACAGGTCCCGACCCGGTACGCGGCGGCGCCGGGGATCCATTTCATCCGCATCACCCGCGATTGGTTCGAGCCCTGGGCCCGGAGGATCAACGTCTACGACGGCCAGACCCTGACCATCACCATGGAGCTGTCGGACGCGGGGCTGGCCCGCTACAAGGACCTGGAAGGGTTCAAGCAGGCCATGGCCGAATCCCAGGCCGGCATCGATATCGCCCGGGAACAGAGCGAAGCCGACGCCTACGCCAAGAAGCAGTTGGCCGAGGGCGAAAAGAAGCGCCTGGAAGAGAGCTACGAACGGATCGACACCTCCAACGTCACCGATTACTCGGTGGGAGACAATACCCCGCGGGTGATCGTGGAAGAGAAGAAGGAGCAGTAG
- a CDS encoding MATE family efflux transporter: MLGMMSQVILNISDAAMVGHLEPISARALAATGLGSMVFMVLAVTFEALGIGTQILVSRRWGEKSYEAAGKVLFNSLLLTAPIGLVLSGLAISQVLPFVGLLVRDDQVRHLVSVYVRIRFISLFFYLTMASFRGYFDGVGKTRIRMESMIIVVVLNIFLNYLLIYGKWIFPRLEVAGAALASTIAVVSGSAYILICAFRDTNLRYCRFFSPRHLCWDWMKRIVYFSFPRGVRMFLTFSAFLLLFKIVGMVKNDVVSLAASNVLLTILSFSFMPGVGIGIAGATLIGQSLGARKYAAARSYGWGSARFGMGFTGLVGLGFIVFAGPIISVFTDDPGVADLAYWPLIVLGLTQVFLGAGTVLSQCLDGAGDTHWVMRAELLIYWLFLIPAAYLATVVMGWGIVGGWAAFGVMTVVYSLTMALKFSTEKWMKIAA, translated from the coding sequence ATGCTGGGGATGATGTCCCAAGTCATTCTCAACATCTCCGACGCGGCCATGGTCGGCCACCTGGAACCGATCAGCGCCCGGGCCCTGGCCGCGACCGGGCTGGGTTCGATGGTCTTCATGGTCCTGGCGGTCACCTTCGAAGCTCTGGGAATCGGCACCCAGATCCTGGTCAGCCGGCGCTGGGGGGAGAAGTCCTACGAGGCGGCGGGCAAGGTGCTGTTCAACTCGCTTCTGCTCACCGCCCCCATCGGCCTGGTGCTCTCCGGTCTGGCCATCTCCCAGGTCCTGCCTTTCGTGGGGCTTTTGGTCCGGGACGACCAGGTCCGGCACCTGGTCAGCGTCTATGTGCGCATCCGCTTCATCAGCCTCTTCTTCTACCTGACCATGGCCTCGTTCCGGGGGTATTTCGACGGGGTGGGAAAGACCCGGATCCGGATGGAGTCGATGATCATCGTGGTCGTGCTCAACATCTTCTTGAACTATTTGCTCATCTACGGAAAATGGATCTTCCCCCGGCTGGAGGTGGCCGGGGCGGCCCTGGCTTCCACCATCGCGGTCGTGAGCGGCTCCGCCTATATCCTGATCTGCGCTTTCCGCGACACCAACCTGCGGTATTGCCGGTTTTTTTCGCCCCGGCACCTGTGCTGGGACTGGATGAAACGGATCGTGTATTTCTCCTTTCCCCGGGGGGTGAGGATGTTCCTCACCTTCAGCGCCTTCCTCCTCCTCTTCAAGATCGTGGGGATGGTCAAGAACGACGTGGTTTCGCTGGCCGCTTCCAACGTCCTGCTCACCATCCTCTCCTTCTCCTTCATGCCCGGGGTCGGGATCGGGATCGCCGGAGCCACCCTGATCGGCCAGTCGCTGGGGGCCCGCAAGTACGCGGCGGCCCGCAGTTACGGCTGGGGGTCGGCCCGCTTCGGCATGGGGTTCACCGGTCTGGTCGGGTTGGGGTTCATCGTCTTCGCCGGCCCCATCATTTCCGTCTTCACCGACGATCCCGGGGTGGCGGACCTGGCCTATTGGCCGCTGATCGTCCTGGGGCTGACCCAGGTCTTCCTGGGGGCGGGGACGGTTCTCTCCCAATGCCTGGACGGGGCCGGGGACACCCACTGGGTGATGCGGGCCGAACTGTTGATCTACTGGCTTTTTCTCATCCCCGCCGCCTACCTGGCCACGGTGGTCATGGGCTGGGGGATCGTGGGGGGCTGGGCGGCGTTCGGGGTGATGACCGTGGTCTATTCCCTGACCATGGCCTTGAAGTTTTCTACGGAGAAGTGGATGAAAATCGCCGCCTGA
- a CDS encoding glycosyltransferase family 2 protein, which yields MKLIVQVPCLNEEKTIAATVRDIPRSIAGIETVEVLIVNDGSTDRTVEEALGAGADHVVSLAESKGLARAFMAGIGAALKLGADIVVNTDADNQYRGEYIPALIRPILENRADMVVGDRQVAEIAHFSPIKKVLQKAGSWAVRKLSGLQVPDAASGFRAYNREAALRLNVVSDFSYTLETLIQAGKGSLSVAHVPVRTNSPTRPSRLFRGIGDYVKRSLATLLRIYTMYEPLKVFSAIGSLVMLAGGILAGRFIYFYLVGQGKGHIQSLIFAAIFLIVGFQVLVIGLLADTIAANRKLTEEGLYRIRKMELGSPPDRE from the coding sequence ATGAAGCTGATCGTACAGGTTCCCTGTCTGAACGAAGAGAAAACCATCGCCGCCACCGTCAGGGATATCCCCCGTTCCATCGCGGGGATCGAGACGGTCGAGGTCCTGATCGTCAACGACGGTTCCACCGACCGGACCGTGGAGGAGGCGCTGGGCGCCGGGGCCGACCACGTCGTCTCCCTGGCCGAGAGCAAGGGGCTGGCCCGGGCTTTCATGGCCGGGATCGGTGCCGCCCTCAAACTCGGGGCCGACATCGTCGTCAACACCGACGCCGACAACCAATACCGGGGCGAGTATATTCCCGCCTTGATCCGGCCCATTCTGGAGAACCGGGCCGATATGGTGGTGGGGGACCGGCAGGTCGCGGAGATCGCGCACTTCTCCCCGATCAAGAAGGTCCTGCAGAAAGCGGGGAGCTGGGCGGTGCGCAAGCTTTCGGGCCTGCAGGTGCCCGACGCCGCCAGCGGCTTCCGCGCCTACAACCGCGAAGCCGCCCTGCGCCTCAACGTCGTCTCCGACTTCTCCTATACCCTGGAAACCCTGATCCAGGCCGGCAAGGGCAGCCTCTCGGTGGCCCACGTTCCCGTCCGGACCAACTCCCCCACCCGCCCCAGCCGGCTCTTCCGGGGCATCGGCGACTACGTCAAGCGCTCCCTGGCCACCCTCCTGCGGATCTACACCATGTACGAACCCCTCAAGGTCTTCAGCGCCATCGGGAGCCTGGTCATGCTCGCGGGGGGAATCCTGGCGGGCCGGTTCATCTATTTCTACCTGGTCGGCCAGGGGAAGGGGCACATCCAATCCCTCATCTTCGCCGCCATCTTCCTCATCGTCGGTTTCCAGGTCCTGGTCATCGGGCTGCTGGCCGACACCATCGCCGCCAACCGGAAGCTGACCGAAGAGGGGCTGTACCGGATCCGGAAGATGGAATTGGGCTCGCCGCCGGACCGGGAGTGA
- a CDS encoding glycosyltransferase family 4 protein, producing MTRVVDDAISAPAAPARLAYVVKYYRPMPRISGILTFVHDLVGRLARTYRVGVFTSLYSPRALRSEQYRGYEIRRLGGAFPWSAGRAVRRWKPDAVVFGSGFWRPQYLLPYWEVFRAATGRLPAPVLLTQYTTMSRRRFRLLGAMTPSPDAVVCTTPPLRDDWEKLFPGKTVFIPAGVETDAKASGSEGASAPGDTIRVGYFGHLEAHKGPDLLLEEFIRVAPANAQLLIHGEGPLEGSLRRRARGREDVLFQGYVPDTGPWLRSCSLLVFPYRSSVSVLGYSRAALEALAAGIPILSTATEAVAPLIEEGVNGYVCAGPGEIGDRLRYLLERPRELERMRAGAAASARPFDIGAVADSYRRTIDGLLERP from the coding sequence GTGACGCGCGTGGTCGACGACGCCATCTCCGCGCCCGCGGCCCCGGCCCGGCTGGCCTACGTGGTCAAATACTACCGCCCCATGCCCCGGATCTCCGGTATTCTCACCTTCGTCCACGACCTGGTCGGGCGCCTGGCCCGGACCTACCGGGTCGGGGTCTTCACCTCCCTCTATTCGCCGCGGGCCCTCCGGAGCGAACAGTACCGGGGATACGAAATCCGACGGCTGGGAGGCGCCTTCCCCTGGTCCGCGGGAAGGGCGGTGCGGCGCTGGAAACCCGACGCGGTCGTCTTCGGCTCCGGCTTCTGGAGACCCCAGTACCTGCTTCCCTACTGGGAGGTCTTCCGGGCGGCAACCGGCCGGCTCCCGGCGCCGGTCCTGCTCACCCAGTACACCACCATGTCGCGACGCCGGTTCCGGCTTCTGGGCGCCATGACCCCCTCCCCCGACGCCGTCGTCTGCACCACCCCTCCTCTGCGCGACGACTGGGAAAAACTCTTCCCCGGGAAGACGGTCTTCATCCCCGCCGGCGTCGAAACCGACGCGAAGGCGAGCGGGAGCGAAGGCGCGAGCGCGCCGGGAGATACCATCAGGGTCGGCTACTTCGGGCACCTGGAGGCGCATAAGGGCCCCGACCTCCTCCTGGAGGAGTTCATCCGGGTCGCGCCTGCCAACGCCCAGCTCCTCATTCACGGCGAGGGCCCCCTGGAGGGAAGTCTGCGCCGGCGCGCCCGGGGCCGGGAAGACGTGCTCTTCCAGGGGTACGTGCCCGATACCGGGCCCTGGCTGCGCAGCTGCTCGCTGCTGGTCTTCCCCTACCGTTCCTCGGTCTCGGTCCTGGGCTATTCCCGGGCCGCCCTGGAAGCCCTGGCCGCGGGCATCCCCATCCTCTCCACCGCCACCGAGGCCGTCGCCCCCCTGATCGAGGAAGGAGTCAACGGCTACGTCTGCGCCGGGCCCGGCGAAATCGGGGACCGGCTGCGCTATCTCCTGGAACGCCCCCGGGAGCTGGAACGGATGCGGGCGGGAGCGGCCGCCAGCGCCCGGCCGTTCGATA